A genomic region of Spirochaetota bacterium contains the following coding sequences:
- the tsaA gene encoding tRNA (N6-threonylcarbamoyladenosine(37)-N6)-methyltransferase TrmO produces the protein MKPIGVIHTPFKSVSDSIPVQGRLHPGAEGYIELIDEYRDASRDLEGFSHIFLLYHLHVSNEERTITKPYMDTEQRGVFSTRSPHRPNHIGLSLVTLVGVTGGRLTVRDVDMLDGTPLLDIKPYNPRFDAPSDDDEVRTGWMKTISTGHSDGVTTKTRSHDEWLQKPFKDK, from the coding sequence ATGAAACCGATCGGCGTCATACATACGCCGTTTAAAAGCGTATCGGACAGTATCCCGGTGCAGGGCCGCCTCCATCCCGGCGCTGAAGGGTATATCGAGCTCATCGATGAGTACCGGGATGCATCCCGCGATCTCGAGGGTTTTTCACATATATTCCTTCTCTATCATCTCCATGTCAGCAATGAGGAAAGGACGATTACCAAACCGTACATGGACACGGAGCAACGCGGCGTATTTTCGACCCGCTCGCCCCACCGCCCCAACCATATCGGCTTGTCCCTCGTCACCCTTGTCGGCGTTACGGGGGGAAGATTGACCGTACGCGACGTGGATATGCTCGACGGGACGCCGCTCCTTGACATCAAGCCGTATAATCCGCGCTTTGACGCTCCCTCTGATGATGACGAAGTAAGGACCGGCTGGATGAAAACCATATCAACGGGCCATTCCGATGGAGTGACGACAAAAACGAGAAGCCACGACGAATGGCTGCAGAAACCGTTTAAGGATAAATAG
- a CDS encoding DUF5320 domain-containing protein, with protein sequence MPRGDRTGPLGYGPMTGRGAGLCAGNGAPGYMNPACGRGRGSGGGGRGFGGGRGWRNMFYATGLPAWARGYPTGTMPAAYGAMAQKK encoded by the coding sequence ATGCCACGGGGAGACAGGACCGGTCCGCTCGGATACGGACCGATGACGGGAAGAGGCGCGGGGTTATGCGCTGGCAACGGGGCTCCCGGATATATGAACCCGGCTTGCGGCCGGGGACGGGGTTCTGGCGGCGGAGGACGCGGCTTCGGCGGCGGCCGGGGATGGAGGAATATGTTCTACGCCACCGGCCTGCCCGCATGGGCGCGCGGATATCCGACGGGGACCATGCCGGCCGCTTATGGAGCAATGGCTCAAAAAAAATAA
- a CDS encoding Mrp/NBP35 family ATP-binding protein, translating into MSSIKENEKKQSACAQGANKDEEEKAALRENLSRIGHKIIVLSGKGGVGKSTVAVNLAVSLAEKKFRTGLLDIDIHGPSVPKLLGMELGQVVGTSNGKMTPVPYNEFLKVISIGFLLQDHDTAVIWRGPMKYTVIKQFLSEVEWGDLDYLIVDSPPGTGDEPLSVCQLIDNADGAVVVTTPQDVALIDVRKSVSFCKQLNMPVIGVIENMSGFTCPHCGKETNIFKNGGGRKMAEDMGVPYLGEIPIESHIVASGDSGNPFHGNNGAEKTPAHKSFSNIVDTILQGAKK; encoded by the coding sequence ATGTCCAGCATCAAGGAAAACGAAAAAAAGCAAAGCGCCTGCGCGCAGGGGGCGAACAAGGACGAGGAGGAGAAAGCCGCCCTCCGGGAAAACCTGTCCCGCATAGGGCATAAAATAATCGTTCTTTCAGGAAAGGGGGGGGTCGGGAAAAGCACGGTCGCCGTCAACCTCGCCGTCTCCCTCGCGGAAAAAAAATTCAGGACCGGACTCCTCGACATCGACATCCACGGGCCCAGCGTGCCGAAGCTGCTCGGCATGGAGCTCGGCCAGGTGGTGGGAACCAGTAACGGCAAAATGACGCCGGTCCCCTACAATGAATTCCTCAAGGTCATCTCGATCGGATTTTTGCTTCAGGATCACGATACTGCGGTGATCTGGCGGGGGCCGATGAAGTACACCGTCATCAAGCAGTTCCTGTCCGAGGTGGAATGGGGCGACCTTGACTACCTCATCGTCGATTCCCCTCCGGGCACCGGCGACGAGCCCCTGTCGGTATGCCAGCTCATCGATAACGCCGACGGGGCCGTCGTGGTCACCACGCCCCAGGACGTGGCCCTCATCGACGTGCGCAAGTCCGTCAGCTTCTGCAAGCAGCTCAACATGCCGGTCATAGGGGTCATCGAAAACATGAGCGGCTTCACCTGCCCCCATTGCGGCAAGGAAACGAACATTTTCAAAAACGGCGGCGGAAGGAAAATGGCGGAAGACATGGGCGTGCCCTACCTCGGGGAAATACCGATCGAGAGCCATATCGTCGCCAGCGGCGACAGCGGCAATCCCTTTCATGGGAACAACGGGGCGGAAAAAACGCCCGCCCATAAAAGCTTTTCCAATATCGTCGACACCATACTGCAAGGAGCTAAAAAATGA
- a CDS encoding FAD-dependent oxidoreductase → MSKKRIVIIGGVACGPKAASRIRRLDPEAEITIVEKGELLSYAGCGLPFYLSGEVNDYKELMTTPAGVVRDTIFFKNVKDITVLNKTLAKRIDRQGKKIHAVKVDSGEEAEIPYDTLVLATGSSPVAPPIPGMDLNGVNFLTTVEDGRKIRDMEKQLIGKNAVIIGGGLIGIEVTESFVSQGMNVTVIEKMDKVLPSLLDDEMAFHVHNELKAQGVNLVLGASVMKINGDDQGNVISVSTSQGGFPADLVLVAIGNKPAVSLAADAGLEIGVTGAIRVDKHLRTSDPSIYAGGDCVENTSIVTGGPIYAPMGSTANKHGRIIADNICGKTSEYPGVMGTVICRVFDINVARTGLTESSARQSGHNIVIVLSPAPDRPHFHPEAKLIIIKLIVDTATRRILGAQIIGPGDVAKRIEIVITAMTQGLKIDDYGNLDLAYAPPFSPAMDNIITAANIAQNKINGIARSIPPREVKEMIDRNEDFVFLDVRSPQEFEQVRIDDKRVTLIPLGKLRERCSELPKDRDIIPFCKISLRGYEAQKILEAAGFSNVRFMDGGIVCWPYAKIAKK, encoded by the coding sequence ATGAGCAAAAAAAGGATAGTAATCATCGGCGGAGTCGCCTGCGGCCCCAAGGCCGCTTCACGAATACGCCGACTCGACCCAGAAGCGGAAATTACCATCGTCGAGAAAGGCGAGCTTCTTTCCTATGCCGGGTGCGGCCTCCCCTTTTATCTATCAGGAGAGGTAAATGACTATAAAGAGTTAATGACCACGCCGGCAGGTGTCGTCAGGGACACGATTTTTTTCAAAAACGTCAAGGATATAACAGTATTGAACAAGACGCTGGCCAAGCGCATCGACCGCCAAGGGAAGAAGATTCACGCCGTCAAGGTTGATTCTGGAGAGGAAGCTGAAATCCCCTACGATACCCTGGTATTGGCCACCGGGTCGAGCCCCGTTGCGCCTCCCATTCCCGGCATGGACCTGAACGGCGTGAATTTCCTCACCACGGTGGAGGATGGCCGAAAGATCCGCGATATGGAAAAACAACTTATCGGTAAAAACGCGGTTATCATCGGCGGCGGGCTCATTGGAATCGAAGTGACGGAATCATTCGTCAGCCAGGGCATGAATGTTACGGTTATAGAGAAAATGGACAAGGTTCTGCCATCACTCCTGGACGACGAGATGGCCTTCCATGTACATAACGAACTGAAGGCACAGGGGGTCAACCTCGTACTTGGAGCATCCGTTATGAAAATCAATGGAGACGACCAGGGTAATGTCATAAGCGTATCCACCTCACAGGGCGGCTTCCCAGCCGACCTGGTGCTGGTCGCAATCGGGAACAAACCAGCGGTTTCACTTGCGGCGGATGCCGGTCTTGAGATAGGCGTAACAGGAGCCATACGCGTTGACAAACACCTGCGCACCTCCGATCCGTCGATTTACGCCGGAGGCGATTGCGTTGAGAACACCAGTATTGTAACTGGCGGACCCATATATGCTCCCATGGGGTCAACGGCGAACAAGCACGGCAGGATCATCGCCGATAATATCTGCGGGAAAACATCGGAGTATCCCGGCGTCATGGGGACAGTCATCTGCAGGGTTTTTGACATAAATGTCGCGCGGACCGGCCTTACTGAATCGAGCGCCAGGCAGTCCGGCCATAACATTGTTATCGTGCTCAGTCCTGCTCCGGACCGGCCCCACTTCCATCCCGAGGCCAAACTGATAATCATCAAGCTGATCGTTGATACCGCGACACGGAGGATCCTGGGGGCACAGATTATCGGCCCCGGAGACGTGGCAAAACGGATTGAGATAGTCATAACCGCCATGACCCAGGGATTGAAAATCGATGATTACGGCAATCTCGACCTCGCTTACGCCCCGCCATTTTCACCGGCGATGGACAATATCATCACAGCCGCGAATATCGCTCAAAACAAGATCAACGGAATAGCCCGTTCAATACCGCCCCGCGAAGTCAAAGAAATGATTGACCGGAACGAGGATTTTGTTTTTCTCGATGTCCGTTCGCCCCAGGAATTCGAGCAGGTAAGGATTGACGACAAGCGCGTCACTCTCATCCCTCTCGGAAAGCTGCGCGAGCGTTGCTCCGAGCTGCCGAAGGATAGGGATATAATTCCCTTCTGCAAAATTTCCCTTCGCGGTTATGAGGCGCAGAAGATCCTGGAAGCGGCTGGTTTCAGCAATGTGCGCTTCATGGACGGCGGTATCGTATGCTGGCCCTATGCCAAAATTGCAAAAAAATGA
- a CDS encoding NifB/NifX family molybdenum-iron cluster-binding protein yields MKIALPVSDKKLCLHFGHCDQFEVFDVDDTTKQISGRATFNAPPHEPGLLPRWLADKGVKCVIAGGIGSRAVSIFKENGVAVITGAPAGEPSAIVKDYLDGHLVTGSNVCDH; encoded by the coding sequence ATGAAGATAGCATTACCAGTATCGGATAAGAAATTGTGCCTCCATTTCGGTCACTGTGATCAATTCGAAGTGTTCGACGTGGACGACACCACGAAGCAGATCAGCGGACGGGCGACCTTCAACGCTCCGCCCCATGAGCCGGGCCTTCTGCCGCGCTGGCTCGCCGATAAAGGCGTCAAGTGCGTCATAGCCGGCGGCATCGGTTCCCGCGCCGTGTCCATATTCAAGGAAAACGGCGTCGCCGTCATAACCGGCGCCCCGGCGGGAGAGCCATCGGCCATAGTGAAGGACTACCTGGACGGGCACCTGGTTACGGGATCGAACGTCTGCGATCACTAG
- a CDS encoding HAD family hydrolase, with protein sequence MKYKAVLFDLDGTLLDTLHDIADSMNAVLEKNGFKPHPAERYKKFIGGGVGDLARRTLPAGVDDGTAADISMQMRKEYAHRWGVKTRLYPGIETMLDGLVERDVAMSILSNKPDDFTRIMGGHFLGAWPFRIIMGASDVFPKKPDPSAALYIARQMGIDPAVFLYLGDSDVDMKTAAAAGMLPVGALWGFRDAEELRAHGAKHLLRKPGDLLDLFRTVS encoded by the coding sequence ATGAAATATAAGGCGGTCTTATTCGATCTGGACGGAACCCTCCTGGACACGCTTCATGACATCGCCGACTCGATGAACGCGGTCCTTGAGAAAAACGGGTTTAAGCCCCATCCTGCCGAGCGCTATAAAAAATTTATCGGCGGCGGCGTCGGCGATCTGGCCAGAAGAACGCTTCCAGCCGGCGTCGATGACGGGACGGCCGCGGATATTTCGATGCAGATGCGCAAAGAGTACGCTCATCGGTGGGGCGTCAAGACCAGGCTCTATCCCGGCATAGAGACCATGCTGGACGGCCTGGTTGAGCGGGACGTGGCAATGTCGATCCTGTCGAACAAGCCCGATGATTTTACCCGGATCATGGGCGGCCATTTTCTCGGCGCCTGGCCGTTCCGGATCATTATGGGCGCCTCCGATGTGTTCCCGAAGAAGCCAGACCCCTCGGCGGCATTATACATCGCCCGCCAAATGGGAATCGATCCCGCGGTGTTCCTGTACCTGGGAGACTCGGACGTTGACATGAAGACCGCGGCGGCGGCCGGCATGTTGCCCGTTGGCGCGCTCTGGGGATTCAGGGACGCGGAGGAGTTGCGAGCACATGGGGCAAAGCATCTGCTGCGGAAGCCGGGAGACCTGCTGGACCTTTTTCGCACAGTGTCCTAA
- a CDS encoding gamma carbonic anhydrase family protein, with protein sequence MPIYQIKDRKPIIGEGAWIAPTAEIIGDVRIGKNCYVGWGAILRGDYGTITIGDESAIEEGVIIHARPLNKTEIGVRVTVGHGVMIHNAVIRDYATIGMRATISDFSEVGEWSLVAEQALVTRKQIIPPGKIYAGVPSRELGDLKEHNKTEWTWAKQIYVDLAKQYKTDCSVIG encoded by the coding sequence ATGCCAATCTATCAGATCAAAGACCGGAAACCAATCATCGGCGAAGGCGCCTGGATCGCCCCGACCGCTGAAATCATCGGCGACGTGCGCATCGGGAAAAACTGCTATGTCGGGTGGGGGGCCATCCTCCGGGGCGACTACGGAACCATCACCATCGGCGACGAGAGCGCCATAGAGGAAGGGGTCATCATCCACGCCCGTCCCCTCAACAAGACGGAAATCGGCGTCCGGGTCACCGTGGGGCACGGCGTCATGATCCATAACGCCGTCATCCGGGATTACGCCACCATAGGCATGAGGGCCACCATAAGCGATTTCTCCGAAGTGGGGGAATGGTCCCTGGTGGCCGAGCAGGCGCTGGTTACGAGGAAGCAGATAATACCGCCGGGTAAAATCTACGCCGGCGTTCCGTCCCGCGAGCTCGGCGATCTGAAGGAGCATAACAAGACCGAATGGACCTGGGCCAAGCAGATCTATGTTGACCTGGCCAAGCAGTACAAGACCGATTGTTCCGTCATAGGGTGA
- a CDS encoding iron-sulfur cluster assembly scaffold protein, producing the protein METSEFNHFGRSNDPDSSASVKGICGDEMEFYLVIQNDVITDARFYTDGCGHTGICGETAAQLVEGKHIDEAMGISPAAIRNEVADLPEDHVHCSILAAMALLKAIADYVYKKSVT; encoded by the coding sequence ATGGAGACTTCCGAATTCAACCACTTTGGCAGATCGAATGACCCTGACAGCAGCGCCTCCGTCAAAGGAATCTGCGGAGACGAGATGGAGTTTTACCTCGTTATACAGAACGATGTCATAACGGATGCCAGGTTTTACACCGACGGGTGCGGCCATACCGGCATTTGCGGGGAAACGGCTGCACAGCTGGTCGAGGGAAAGCATATCGACGAGGCCATGGGCATTTCGCCCGCCGCGATAAGAAACGAGGTCGCGGACCTGCCGGAAGACCATGTCCATTGCTCCATACTGGCGGCCATGGCGCTCTTAAAGGCCATTGCCGATTATGTATATAAAAAGAGCGTAACGTGA
- a CDS encoding 4Fe-4S binding protein, whose protein sequence is MRELVIISGKGGTGKTSVAASLACLARNKVIADCDVDAADMHLVLKPDVRSTTVFAGGKKAVINGKTCTACGECLRYCRFDAISDDFAVDPISCEGCGVCVRFCPAGAVTMNDHVSGEWFLSDTRHGPLVHAKLGIAEGNSGKLVTLIKKKAREIAGEKGYELVIVDGSPGTGCPVIATMSGAAVALVVTEPTVSGIHDLKRIHELARHFNIKTAVCVNKADINLEKVAEIKTFCARNGITVAGEIPYDTDVSRAQIAGQSVVEHSAGAAAQSILSLWNRISSLIQDN, encoded by the coding sequence ATACGCGAACTGGTAATCATCAGCGGCAAGGGTGGCACGGGTAAAACGAGCGTGGCGGCCTCGCTGGCGTGCCTCGCGCGAAACAAGGTCATCGCCGACTGCGATGTGGACGCCGCGGACATGCACCTGGTGCTGAAACCCGATGTGCGATCGACAACGGTCTTTGCAGGCGGAAAGAAGGCCGTCATTAACGGGAAGACCTGCACGGCCTGCGGGGAATGCCTCCGGTACTGCCGCTTTGACGCGATCAGCGATGATTTCGCCGTCGACCCGATATCCTGCGAGGGATGCGGCGTCTGCGTCCGATTCTGCCCCGCCGGCGCAGTCACGATGAACGATCACGTGTCCGGGGAATGGTTCCTGTCCGATACCCGCCACGGCCCTCTCGTCCACGCGAAGCTCGGCATCGCCGAGGGGAACTCGGGCAAGCTGGTCACCCTCATCAAGAAAAAGGCGCGGGAAATCGCCGGCGAAAAAGGATACGAACTTGTCATCGTCGACGGCTCGCCGGGCACCGGATGCCCGGTCATCGCCACGATGTCGGGCGCCGCTGTCGCCCTGGTCGTGACCGAACCGACCGTATCGGGCATCCATGACCTGAAGAGAATCCATGAACTGGCCCGTCATTTCAACATAAAGACAGCGGTATGCGTGAACAAGGCGGACATCAACCTGGAGAAGGTCGCCGAAATAAAGACCTTCTGCGCGCGCAACGGCATCACGGTGGCGGGCGAGATACCCTATGACACGGACGTTAGCCGCGCCCAGATCGCCGGCCAAAGCGTGGTGGAGCACTCCGCCGGGGCGGCGGCCCAATCCATACTATCATTATGGAATCGGATTTCGTCACTTATTCAGGATAATTAA
- a CDS encoding NAD(P)/FAD-dependent oxidoreductase, translating to MPIDFKYTVIGAGVVGLAIARALAEDGSGGDLLVVEKERTFGRGTSSRNSEVIHSGLYYRTGSLKHRLCLRGRRLLYDYCALKDIPHNKCGKLIIAASPEEEAELEWLRRQAERNNVENVVLLGKEESLLLEPRIKVTASLFLKETGIVDSHSLMKSLENDVKQKGGTVLYNAPVVSVRRAGCYEIKLQDGASFTSECCVNAAGLSATAIAAMIGVPAPTLYPCKGSYFSYTGPLKCRHLVYPVPEKKLTGLGVHATIDLGGRMRFGPDTEYVSAIDDYSVGNEKLDYYYRSAKKIFPELLREDLQPDTAGIRPKIQGPGDPEVKDFYIRDEGDRGFPHLINLIGIESPGLTSSLAIGEYVKNLINNDMKVNHEI from the coding sequence GTGCCAATTGATTTTAAATATACGGTCATCGGCGCCGGAGTCGTGGGCCTTGCCATAGCCAGGGCCTTGGCCGAGGACGGCAGCGGCGGCGATCTCCTGGTCGTGGAAAAAGAAAGGACCTTCGGCCGCGGCACGAGCTCCCGCAACAGCGAGGTGATCCATTCCGGGCTCTATTACCGCACCGGGAGCCTCAAGCACCGTCTCTGCCTGAGGGGGAGACGGCTCCTCTACGACTATTGCGCACTGAAAGATATCCCCCACAATAAATGCGGCAAGCTTATCATAGCCGCATCTCCCGAAGAAGAGGCAGAGCTGGAATGGCTCAGGCGTCAGGCTGAGCGCAATAACGTTGAAAACGTCGTGCTTCTGGGCAAAGAGGAATCCCTTCTTCTTGAGCCCCGCATCAAAGTGACCGCGTCGCTGTTCCTGAAGGAAACAGGCATCGTCGATAGCCATTCCCTGATGAAGTCCCTGGAAAATGACGTGAAACAGAAGGGCGGGACCGTCCTCTATAACGCCCCCGTTGTGTCGGTGCGGCGCGCCGGTTGTTACGAGATCAAGCTCCAAGACGGCGCCTCGTTCACATCGGAGTGTTGCGTCAATGCCGCCGGCCTGTCAGCGACGGCCATAGCGGCCATGATCGGTGTTCCGGCGCCGACGCTCTATCCCTGCAAGGGATCCTATTTTTCCTACACGGGACCGCTCAAATGCCGCCACCTGGTCTATCCGGTGCCTGAAAAAAAACTGACCGGCCTGGGAGTGCACGCGACCATCGATCTGGGCGGCAGGATGCGCTTCGGTCCCGATACCGAGTACGTGAGCGCCATCGACGATTACTCCGTCGGCAATGAGAAGCTGGACTACTATTATCGCTCGGCGAAAAAGATTTTTCCGGAGCTGCTCCGTGAAGATCTTCAGCCCGATACCGCCGGCATCAGGCCGAAGATCCAGGGCCCCGGCGATCCCGAGGTGAAGGATTTTTATATACGGGATGAAGGGGACAGGGGTTTTCCCCATCTGATAAATCTCATCGGCATCGAATCGCCGGGCCTGACCAGCTCATTGGCCATCGGCGAATATGTGAAAAATCTCATCAATAATGATATGAAAGTAAATCATGAAATATAA
- a CDS encoding CooT family nickel-binding protein, producing MPTVWIKDNAGEEQIFAETAILRVEENTVVLSTLFGEQKVVRAVIEKIDFMNSRVILRRGI from the coding sequence ATGCCGACCGTATGGATAAAAGATAATGCGGGGGAAGAACAGATATTCGCGGAAACCGCCATATTGAGAGTCGAGGAGAATACCGTCGTTTTATCGACCCTTTTTGGCGAACAGAAAGTCGTCAGGGCGGTAATTGAAAAGATAGATTTCATGAATTCCCGGGTCATATTAAGAAGGGGGATCTGA
- a CDS encoding YibE/F family protein: protein MGKKFFLTAAIMGALLFVFTGVQAKEKKAYVDLREFARAKVEKIERIRTGGAGASLVEMRVHLRIIDGERKGQTHVSVYRGEDDMPRDMFYREGNTVFIGISRMDGADDVEQISIYDVDNTAGIVILAILLVVSIVFVGRLRGVLSMLSLIATIILIFYVLIPMTLKGHSPLPIAVGTSLFAILITVPIILGFKTKTLAAILGASSGVLLATALALFSGWIMHLSGIVTGEMMTVFYASSIDVNLRGLALAGIVIAALGAIMDVCISIVSATEEIFRVHPEISVSEAFKSVITVSSDMLGATVNTLMFAYVGSALPLVLLIAMRFDPATPLMLVFNYNPVLSELVKSAVGCIGMFLSMPLTAIICIELNKRKQMKRAAVK, encoded by the coding sequence ATGGGAAAAAAATTTTTTTTAACAGCAGCGATCATGGGGGCGCTCCTTTTTGTGTTCACAGGCGTCCAGGCGAAAGAAAAAAAAGCCTATGTTGATCTGCGCGAATTCGCCCGGGCAAAGGTCGAAAAAATCGAGCGGATCCGGACCGGGGGGGCCGGCGCCTCCCTCGTCGAGATGCGCGTGCACCTGCGCATCATCGACGGCGAAAGGAAAGGGCAGACCCACGTGTCCGTCTACCGGGGCGAGGACGACATGCCGCGGGACATGTTCTACCGCGAGGGCAACACCGTGTTCATTGGCATTTCCCGGATGGACGGCGCCGACGATGTCGAGCAGATATCCATCTACGATGTGGACAACACGGCCGGCATTGTCATTCTTGCCATACTGCTCGTCGTCTCCATAGTGTTCGTCGGAAGATTGCGCGGAGTACTTTCGATGCTCTCCCTGATCGCGACGATCATCCTGATATTCTATGTCCTGATCCCCATGACCCTTAAGGGGCATTCGCCGCTTCCGATCGCGGTGGGGACTTCGCTTTTCGCGATCTTGATCACGGTTCCCATCATCCTCGGTTTCAAGACAAAGACCCTGGCGGCCATACTGGGGGCCTCGTCCGGCGTGCTCCTGGCGACGGCCCTCGCCCTTTTCTCCGGGTGGATCATGCACCTGTCGGGCATCGTCACCGGCGAGATGATGACGGTGTTTTACGCCTCGTCCATCGATGTCAATCTGCGCGGCCTCGCCCTTGCCGGCATCGTGATCGCCGCCCTGGGCGCCATCATGGACGTCTGCATCTCCATCGTATCGGCCACCGAGGAGATTTTCCGGGTACATCCCGAGATTTCCGTCTCGGAAGCGTTTAAATCAGTCATCACCGTCAGCTCCGACATGCTCGGGGCCACGGTAAACACCCTCATGTTCGCCTACGTCGGGAGCGCCCTGCCCCTGGTCCTTCTCATCGCCATGCGTTTCGACCCGGCAACGCCCCTCATGCTGGTGTTCAATTATAACCCGGTGCTCTCGGAGCTGGTGAAATCGGCGGTCGGATGCATCGGCATGTTTCTCAGCATGCCCCTGACCGCGATCATCTGCATAGAGCTTAACAAGCGGAAGCAGATGAAGCGGGCCGCGGTAAAATAA
- a CDS encoding carboxymuconolactone decarboxylase family protein, with protein MDSFKGKIYTFRQYREDLGFIMQNIPGFVRAFRNKAIARSFSEKIMLVVTAVNGCRYCSWFHAKQALSSGMTENEIREILDLQFHANASAQEIPALLYAQNYAETDRKPDPEVTNRLFDYYGERTAEDIILYIRAIFFGNLSGNTFDAFLSRIRGVKAENSALAFEFFFFLLNFPFLFPLSLFLKKKSGAIES; from the coding sequence ATGGACAGCTTCAAAGGAAAGATATACACGTTCAGGCAGTACCGGGAGGATCTCGGTTTTATCATGCAAAACATACCGGGATTCGTCAGGGCCTTCAGGAATAAAGCCATTGCCAGATCTTTCTCGGAAAAAATCATGCTGGTGGTCACGGCCGTCAACGGCTGCCGCTACTGCTCATGGTTCCACGCGAAACAGGCCCTTTCCTCCGGCATGACCGAAAACGAGATCAGGGAGATCCTGGACCTGCAATTCCACGCCAACGCTTCCGCACAGGAGATTCCGGCTTTGCTCTACGCGCAGAACTACGCTGAAACGGACAGAAAGCCGGACCCGGAGGTAACGAACAGGCTTTTCGATTATTATGGCGAAAGAACGGCGGAAGATATCATACTCTACATTCGGGCCATTTTCTTCGGCAACCTGAGCGGCAACACCTTCGACGCCTTTCTGTCAAGGATCCGCGGCGTCAAGGCGGAAAACAGCGCCCTGGCATTTGAATTCTTTTTCTTCCTGCTGAATTTTCCCTTCCTTTTCCCGCTTTCCTTGTTCCTGAAAAAAAAGAGCGGTGCAATCGAATCATGA
- a CDS encoding transcriptional repressor has protein sequence MRGKGHGGGAWWQNRFHDIGARVTAPREVVIDVLHETDDHVSATDVYVKAHEMNPSIGLTTVYRTLDMLTQMGIVQKFDFGDGKARYELVNNPDGKKHHHHLICLRCKAIIDYSEFLDDELEFIGKTQGRLSKKYDFDITDHAISFYGFCDQCRRG, from the coding sequence TTGAGAGGCAAAGGACACGGAGGAGGAGCGTGGTGGCAAAACCGGTTCCACGACATCGGGGCGCGCGTGACGGCGCCGCGCGAGGTCGTGATCGATGTGCTCCATGAAACCGACGATCACGTGAGCGCCACCGACGTATACGTTAAGGCGCACGAGATGAACCCGTCCATAGGACTCACCACGGTGTATCGCACCCTGGACATGCTGACGCAGATGGGCATTGTTCAGAAGTTCGATTTCGGCGACGGCAAGGCCCGGTACGAGCTCGTCAATAATCCGGATGGAAAGAAACACCATCATCACCTGATCTGCCTCCGCTGCAAGGCGATCATCGATTATTCGGAGTTTCTCGATGACGAGCTTGAGTTCATCGGCAAGACCCAGGGCCGGCTTTCAAAGAAATATGATTTCGATATCACCGATCACGCGATCAGCTTTTACGGCTTTTGCGATCAATGCAGAAGGGGATGA